The following nucleotide sequence is from Aneurinibacillus soli.
GTGCTGCGAGTCGGTTCGTCAAATACTCGTTCTGTTTGTTGTTTTTGCCAAGATACATCTCAATGCCTTCACTTGACGTATACCGTTCGAGTACCGGATTTTTCGTTTTTGGCTTCCGATTTCGTCCGGTGCGGGCACGGAGATAGCCTTCTTCGGTCAACTCTTCACGAATTTCTTCAATGTCAGACAGACCGGCACTTTCGACCTGCTGGATGATCATATCAAGATATCGGACTTCCTCTTCCGCACCTGCGATCTGTTCATCTAGCACAGCGAGACTGTTTTTGGCCTTCGTATATTTTTTGAAATACGCCTGGGCGTTCTCGGAAGGTGTCAGCCTTGGGTCAAGTGGAATCGTTAGTTCCGGTGAATCATCCTCATAGTAATTCAGCACCGTCACGTCTATCTGCCCGCGCTCCATCTGATAAATGTTGGCGGTAATCAGCTCGCCGTACCGTTGATACACATGGGCATCTTCGGCCTGACGCTTCGTTTCTTTCAGCTTTTCGATCTTTTTGGCATTTTTATCGCGCTCATTGCTTACGAGTCGTAGCAAATCGTGCATGCGCTGCTTGACCGTATCGCGCTCCGCTTTGCCTTGATAGAAAGCTTCGAGGCAGGCGCTCATGGAATCAAAGGCTTCTGCCACACCTTGCAGGTGGGTGAGCGGGATGGCCGAGAAATATTCTTTTGTTGCTGTCCGTACAATGGTTGGCGTGTACAGATGAGCGTCTACATCATCCATGACAGAGCGGAACGCATTCCAGAGCGCATCTTCTGTCGGTAGACCCGCGCGATGCAGGATTTCCGTTGCGACAAGCGGGCTCATGCCAGCAAAGGAACCGACAAGCTGTTTGTCCAGCTTTCCTTCATTAAACTTCATACGGGCGAGAAATTCCTGCCGAGACGTATCAAGTGGGTTGCGCTTATCCTGCGGCGGTGGCGGCAGATATGGTCGGCCCGGAAGGACGACCCGATAGCGGCTGACGGAAGGCGTGACATGATGCAGCCCGTCATGGATGAGCCCGGTTTCTGGGTCCATGAGAATCAAGTTGCTATGCCGCCCCATAATTTCAAGCACAAGACGTTTGGCGCGATCGTCACCTAATTCGTCGCGTCCGCGCACATCAATATGTACAATCCGTTCCATGTCCACCTGTCGGATGGACTCGATGACGGCTCCTTCACAATATTTGCGGAGCAGCATGCAGAACATCGGCGCTTCAAGCGGATTCTGATACGCTGCGGTTGTCAGTTGAAGGCGGGGAAAACTCAGGCTCGCCGACAGCAGAAGGCGGACGCTGCCGCTGCGCGTGCGAATTTGCATCACGATGTCTGTATCGGTCGGCTGGTGGATTTTTGCGATCCGGGAGCCAGCCAGCTTCTCGTTCAGCTCGTGTGTCACCGCACGCGTGACAATGCCGTCAAAAGCCATATGATCACCTCATTATTGAAATATAAACTAGCCATCTCTTTATTGTGCCAAGAGCGACGCGAACATGCAAGGCGCGATTTGGAAAAAGTGCCGGATAGGAAGTGGAATGTTAGCTCATGCTTGTAGCAAGGAGGGATTCTGATGAGCAGGCAGCTTAAAAAGCGTATTTTACAGCATTTTGTGCAGGGGCGCATCCCTGATAGTGCAACAGTCGGGGTGGATGATGTCGAATTCGGGCAGGCGATTGAAGATCTGGCGGAAGAGAGATTGCTGTCTGGCGTTGTGCTGCAACGGGGCGGAAGCGGAAACCGTGTACTTCAGACGTTTCTGGATGAGACATCGATAACAGAGGCGGGAGAAAAATACGCGCAGAATGAAGCGGAATAACGAAGTAGTTAAGGGGCTATCTCTCCAGCTATAGAGACTAGCCCCTTTTTTGTTTGCAATGGTATGGATTTCCTCAAACTGTAGTGAAGGAGCGGAGGCGGGAGACGCTTTGTCACTTCCCTGTAAGCGTACCGAAGCGAACGGCTTCTCTCTTCTCCTACTCCCACCACTAAACGTTGGGGACCTCTTATAAAAAGCTGACACGGAGCTATTCCCTTCGAATCTCAAGAGGAAAGAATAGATAGCCTGTCATTTTTTAGAGCTTGTCAGAATATAGTAGGTTTGAATACTACACCGGACGGGGCAAAGGAGGTACTTGAATGAGTGGACAGCATTATTGGTTCAGCTATACAGATGACGAATTGGCCGGAATTCTCAAAACAGATACCCGGCAGGGACTGACAGGTACAGAAGCACAGGAGAGGCTTGAAACCATTGGGGCAAATGAGCTGGCAGATAAGGAAAAGCCATCACTTTTGCTATTGTTTCTCGGGCAGTTTAAAGACTTTATGGTTCTTGTGCTGCTAGCAGCAACATTAATTTCGGGCTTCCTGGGAGAATACGTAGACGCCATCGCCATTATTTCCATTGTATTGATTAACGGGATTCTTGGATTTGTCCAGGAGTTCCGTGCCGAACGTTCGCTTTCTGCGCTCAAAGAATTGACAGCCCCGATGGCGTACTGCATTCGGGATGGGGAGCTTGCACACGTCCCCGCGCGGGAGCTGGTGCCGGGGGATATTATTTATCTGGAAAGCGGAGACCGTATTCCGGCCGACGTCCGTTTCTTGTCTGCGAATGGACTGCATGTAGAAGAGTCAACCTTGACTGGAGAATCTGTGCCGGTCATGAAGCAGGCGGCTGTCCTGCGACATGAAGCTCTTCCGCTTGGTGATCAGGAGAATATTGGCTTCATGGGTACGATGGTGACGGCTGGAACCGGGTATGCCGTTGTGCTCACAACGGGCATGATGACTGAAATGGGAAAAATCGCTCATCTCATCCAGACGACTGAATCGCTGCAGACGCCGCTTCAGCTGAAGCTTGAGCAGCTGGGTAAAGTGCTCATCATTGTCGCGCTACTTCTGACAGCGGTTGTAGTTGGGACGGGCATTCTGCACGGGCAGAATGCGTATGATATGTTTCTTGCGGGTGTGAGCCTGGCAGTAGCAGCGATTCCGGAAGGATTGCCTGCAATTGTGACCGTGGCACTTGCACTCGGGGTACAGCGTATGATCAAGCGTCGCGCGATTGTGCGCAAGCTGCCGTCGGTTGAGACACTTGGCAGTGCGAGTGTGATCTGCTCGGATAAAACGGGAACCTTGACCCAGAACAAAATGACCGTTACACACATCTGGATGGAAGACAGTGTAGTAGAAATAAGCGGTACCGGGTATGAGCCACAGGGTGAATTTTTCACAGGACAGCGGGCGATGCGGGCACAGGCGAATCCGACGTTGTATAAGCTCCTCCAGTTCGGGGTTTTGTGCAATAACGCTCGGCTTGCACAGGAGAAAGCCGAGAAGAAAGGCATTCTCCGTCGTGCGACAGAAGAGTGGGTAGTGAACGGAGATCCGACAGAAGGAGCACTGCTCGTTGTCGGTGGCAAAGCCGGGCTTACGCGGGATTCGCTTGCGCAAACATGGACACGCATTAAGGAGTTCCCGTTTGATTCCACACGGAAAATGATGTCGGTTGTGATCGAGGATGCGTACCGCAAGCGGGTCGTTATTACGAAAGGCGCTCCGGATGTCCTGTTGTCACGCTGCACGCATATTTTGTGGAAAGGGCAGGCGGTGGCGCTTACGCCAGCGTTACGTCGTCAAATCTCATATGCGAATGAAGCACTGGCTAAACAGGCGCTCCGTGTGTTGGCGCTGGCGTATCGGGATGTGCATGGCAAGGAGATACCGGCCACTGATACGTCAGCAGAACGCCAACTTGTGTTTGTCGGATTGACAGGTATGATTGATCCGCCACGGGAAGAGGTGCGGGACGCTATCCAGAAATGCCGTCAGGCCGGAATCAAAACAGTCATGATTACGGGCGACCATCAGACGACAGCGGAAGCCATTGCTGGACAGCTTGGCATCCTTCCGTCGGGCGGGTTGACAGTAAATGGACAGGATTTATATAATATGTCCGATAGTGAGTTCGATTCAATTGTAGACAATGTGTACGTGTATGCACGCGTATCGCCGGAGCATAAGCTAAGAATCGTCAAGGCGCTTCAGAAGAAGGGGCATGTGGTGGCGATGACAGGTGACGGAGTGAATGACGCTCCGGCAATTAAGGCGGCAGACATCGGCATTGCAATGGGGATAACCGGAACGGATGTAACGAAAGAAGCGGCTGCGCTCGTGCTTGCCGACGATAACTTTGCAACCATTGAAGCGGCCATTGAAGAAGGGCGGACAATTTACGATAACATTCGCAAATTTATTCGCTACTTGCTGGCATCAAACGTTGGCGAGATCATGGTCATGTTTTTTGCGATGCTCGCCGGACTTCCGCTGCCCCTTGTGCCGGTGCAGATTTTGTGGGTCAACCTGGTAACCGATGGGCTTCCTGCGTTAGCGCTCGGTGTGGACCAGCCGGAAGATGCGACAATGAAGCGTCCGCCGCGTTCGCGTACCGAGAATGTGTTCGCTCGTGGATTAGCGTGGAAAATCGTCTCACGCGGCGTATTGATCGGTGTGTCCACACTGGCTGCGTTCTGGATCACGCTGCTTGCGCATCCAGATGAACTGATCCGCGCCCAGACAGTAGGATTTGCTACACTTGTCATGGCGCAGCTCATTCATGTGTTTGACTGCCGAAGCGAGATCTCGATATTTAGTCGCAATCCGCTGCAAAACAAATACCTGGTGCTGGCGGTTTTGTCATCCGTGCTGCTTGTACTTCCGGTGATCTATCTTCCGGTACTGCAACCGATCTTTAGTACGGTGGCACTCAATGGTACGGAATGGGGACTTGTTCTTCTGCTTGGCGGGCTTCCGACGTTTGCAACCGGCGTGTTTTCGCTGATGTTTGCCCGTTCCGGTAAACAGAGAAGGGTGAGATAAACGTGAATTTCACGAAGATGAATGGACTGGGCAATGACTTTATCGTCGTTGCCCATTTTGAAACGCTGCCGACCGATGCAGCTGAGATGGCGAAGCGCATGTGCGATCGCCATTTTGGTGTTGGAGCGGATGGGCTTGTTTTTATTCTGCCGTCTGAACATGCAGATGTGCGGATGCGTATTATGAATGCAGATGGCTCAGAAGCAGAGCAGTGCGGCAATGCGGTGCGCTGTGTTGCGAAATATGCGTTTGATCACGGTCTTGTGTCTCGTACGGAACTGACAGTCGAGACGGGGGCTGGCCTGCAACGTGTCTGGATTGAAACAAAAGAAGGTCGGGCGCATCGGGTGAAAGTAGACATGGGCGCACCGATTCTTGGTGGGCAGGCGATTCCGCTCGCGGTAGATGGGGAGCCGATTGTTGAGCACCCCATTCAGGCGAATGGGCGCGATTTTTGTTTTACGGGCGTGTCGATGGGCAATCCACATGCGGTCATTTTTGTGGATGATGCGGCTACTTTTGAAGTAGACGTATGGGGTCCGCCGCTTGAAGTGCATGAGATGTTTCCGAACAAAGCCAATATTGAATTTACCTCTGTCATTTCGCCCAAAGAAATGACAATGCGTGTGTGGGAGCGCGGCTGCGGTCAGACGTATGCATGCGGCACAGGGGCATGCGCGACCGTTGTAGCGGGTGCGTTGACTGGTCGGACTGATCGGACTGTACTTGTTCACTTAAAAGGCGGAGACCTTCATATTGAATGGAGCGAAGTAGATGGTCACGTCTATATGACGGGCCCTGCGGAAGAAGTATTTACGGGACATTGGGGCATTCGATAAATTCTGGTTCGGCTACGAATGGCGAGAGGAGAAACGTATGGTATACAGCATGACTGGGTATGGGCGAGGAGAAGCCCGTACAGAGGCAAATAGCGTTACGGTGGAGATGCGCTCGGTAAATCATCGTTTTAGTGAAGTGGCGATTCGTATGCCGCGCGAGGTTACAGCTCTTGAAGACGCAGTTCGTCGAGCGGTGCTTACCCGGGTTAAGCGCGGGCGAATCGATGTATTCATCACGCTGGTGGCAGATGAAACGCCGTCTTCCCTGCAGATCAATTGGGAGCTTGCCCGTCAATATAAGGAAGCGGCCGAGCAGATGGCAGCACAGCTCGGGGCGGCTGGTGAATTGACGGTGAAAGACCTTCTGCTTCTCCCGGATGTCGTCCATGTTGGGGAAGAGCGGTCGGATGTGGAAACGTATCGGGAGCCGTTGCTTGCTGCAGTGCAAGAAGCAGTGGATGCACTTATGGATATGCGGGGGCGTGAGGGAGCCGCGCTGCGTGAAGATGTACTGGCACGTATTGCTGCTATGGAGCACATTACAGCAGAGTTGGCCGCGTTGGCTCCGGCTGTGGCAGGAACATACCGGGAACGGATCTTTGCTCGGATCGAAGAATACATACAGGGGCGGGGCGAGATTGATGAGAGCCGCCTGCTTCACGAAGTGGCGCTGTTTGCAGAACGGGCTGACATTGCCGAAGAAATCACACGGCTCGCCAGCCATTTTGCCCAGTTCCGCTCGATTATGGATGAACCGGATGCGATTGGCCGCAAGCTTGATTTTCTCGTGCAGGAATGCCACCGGGAAATTAATACAATGGGTGCGAAGGCGAATCACCTCGAAATCAGCCAAAAAGTGGTGATTTTGAAAGCTGAGCTAGAAAAAGTGAAAGAACAGGTGCAAAATATAGAGTAAAGCAGTAAAATAGAAGATAACTCTATATCC
It contains:
- a CDS encoding cation-translocating P-type ATPase, translating into MSGQHYWFSYTDDELAGILKTDTRQGLTGTEAQERLETIGANELADKEKPSLLLLFLGQFKDFMVLVLLAATLISGFLGEYVDAIAIISIVLINGILGFVQEFRAERSLSALKELTAPMAYCIRDGELAHVPARELVPGDIIYLESGDRIPADVRFLSANGLHVEESTLTGESVPVMKQAAVLRHEALPLGDQENIGFMGTMVTAGTGYAVVLTTGMMTEMGKIAHLIQTTESLQTPLQLKLEQLGKVLIIVALLLTAVVVGTGILHGQNAYDMFLAGVSLAVAAIPEGLPAIVTVALALGVQRMIKRRAIVRKLPSVETLGSASVICSDKTGTLTQNKMTVTHIWMEDSVVEISGTGYEPQGEFFTGQRAMRAQANPTLYKLLQFGVLCNNARLAQEKAEKKGILRRATEEWVVNGDPTEGALLVVGGKAGLTRDSLAQTWTRIKEFPFDSTRKMMSVVIEDAYRKRVVITKGAPDVLLSRCTHILWKGQAVALTPALRRQISYANEALAKQALRVLALAYRDVHGKEIPATDTSAERQLVFVGLTGMIDPPREEVRDAIQKCRQAGIKTVMITGDHQTTAEAIAGQLGILPSGGLTVNGQDLYNMSDSEFDSIVDNVYVYARVSPEHKLRIVKALQKKGHVVAMTGDGVNDAPAIKAADIGIAMGITGTDVTKEAAALVLADDNFATIEAAIEEGRTIYDNIRKFIRYLLASNVGEIMVMFFAMLAGLPLPLVPVQILWVNLVTDGLPALALGVDQPEDATMKRPPRSRTENVFARGLAWKIVSRGVLIGVSTLAAFWITLLAHPDELIRAQTVGFATLVMAQLIHVFDCRSEISIFSRNPLQNKYLVLAVLSSVLLVLPVIYLPVLQPIFSTVALNGTEWGLVLLLGGLPTFATGVFSLMFARSGKQRRVR
- the dapF gene encoding diaminopimelate epimerase — encoded protein: MNFTKMNGLGNDFIVVAHFETLPTDAAEMAKRMCDRHFGVGADGLVFILPSEHADVRMRIMNADGSEAEQCGNAVRCVAKYAFDHGLVSRTELTVETGAGLQRVWIETKEGRAHRVKVDMGAPILGGQAIPLAVDGEPIVEHPIQANGRDFCFTGVSMGNPHAVIFVDDAATFEVDVWGPPLEVHEMFPNKANIEFTSVISPKEMTMRVWERGCGQTYACGTGACATVVAGALTGRTDRTVLVHLKGGDLHIEWSEVDGHVYMTGPAEEVFTGHWGIR
- a CDS encoding Rqc2 family fibronectin-binding protein, with product MAFDGIVTRAVTHELNEKLAGSRIAKIHQPTDTDIVMQIRTRSGSVRLLLSASLSFPRLQLTTAAYQNPLEAPMFCMLLRKYCEGAVIESIRQVDMERIVHIDVRGRDELGDDRAKRLVLEIMGRHSNLILMDPETGLIHDGLHHVTPSVSRYRVVLPGRPYLPPPPQDKRNPLDTSRQEFLARMKFNEGKLDKQLVGSFAGMSPLVATEILHRAGLPTEDALWNAFRSVMDDVDAHLYTPTIVRTATKEYFSAIPLTHLQGVAEAFDSMSACLEAFYQGKAERDTVKQRMHDLLRLVSNERDKNAKKIEKLKETKRQAEDAHVYQRYGELITANIYQMERGQIDVTVLNYYEDDSPELTIPLDPRLTPSENAQAYFKKYTKAKNSLAVLDEQIAGAEEEVRYLDMIIQQVESAGLSDIEEIREELTEEGYLRARTGRNRKPKTKNPVLERYTSSEGIEMYLGKNNKQNEYLTNRLAAPTDTWLHTKDIPGSHVVIRSTEFGDATLAEAAMLAAYHSKARQSSQVPVDYTLVRHVKKPKGAKPGFVIYEQQKTLFITPDDAVLRDLARTKTTTS
- a CDS encoding YicC/YloC family endoribonuclease; this encodes MVYSMTGYGRGEARTEANSVTVEMRSVNHRFSEVAIRMPREVTALEDAVRRAVLTRVKRGRIDVFITLVADETPSSLQINWELARQYKEAAEQMAAQLGAAGELTVKDLLLLPDVVHVGEERSDVETYREPLLAAVQEAVDALMDMRGREGAALREDVLARIAAMEHITAELAALAPAVAGTYRERIFARIEEYIQGRGEIDESRLLHEVALFAERADIAEEITRLASHFAQFRSIMDEPDAIGRKLDFLVQECHREINTMGAKANHLEISQKVVILKAELEKVKEQVQNIE